From a single Hypomesus transpacificus isolate Combined female chromosome 14, fHypTra1, whole genome shotgun sequence genomic region:
- the ndufa9a gene encoding NADH dehydrogenase [ubiquinone] 1 alpha subcomplex subunit 9, mitochondrial — protein sequence MAAAALVRRPASVLPRISSSCSPVVLSAVPVTVQQRKIHHAVIPKGKGGRSSSSGVAATVFGATGFLGRYVVNRLGRMGSQIIVPHRCDQYDLMYLRPMGDLGQIIFMEWDAKDKDSIKRALENSNVVVNLVGREWETSNYRFEDTYVSIPQQIAKATREAGITKLIHMSHLNADIRSPSKYLRNKAVGETAVRDEFPDAIIMKPAEFFGREDKFFNHFANMRWFGKAVPLISMGKDTVKQPVHVVDVAKAIISAIKDPDANGRTYALVGPNRYLLHDLVEYVYAVAHRPFVCYPLPRPLYHLVASFFAMNPFEPWTTPDKVDRFHTTDMKYPGLPGLEDLGIVPSSVEQKAIEILRRHRRFRYLEMELDETKPAKTVNY from the exons ATGGCGGCAGCAGCGCTGGTTCGCCGTCCTGCGAGTGTCCTTCCCAGGATCTCAA gtTCCTGCTCCCCTGTGGTGCTGTCAGCCGTCCCAGTGACAGTCCAGCAGAGGAAGATCCACCATGCTGTCATTCCGAAAGGCAAGGGCGGCCGCTCGTCCTCCAGTGGGGTCGCTGCTACCGTCTTTGGGGCTACAGGCTTCCTGGGCAGATATGTGGTCAACCGTCTTG GTCGCATGGGCTCCCAAATTATAGTTCCCCATCGCTGTGACCAGTATGACCTCATGTACCTCAGGCCTATGGGGGATCTTGGACAAATCATCTTCATG GAGTGGGATGCCAAGGACAAGGACTCCATCAAGCGGGCCTTGGAGAACTCCAACGTGGTCGTCAACCTGGTGGGACGAGAGTGGGAGACAAg TAACTACCGCTTCGAAGACACGTATGTCTCCATCCCTCAGCAGATCGCCAAGGCAACCAGAGAGGCCGGCATCACCAAGTTGATTCACATGTCCCACCTGAACGCTGACATCAGAAGCCCCTCCAAATACCTGAGGAACAAG GCGGTAGGAGAGACAGCAGTCAGGGATGAGTTCCCAGATGCCATCATCATGAAACCAGCTGAGTTTTTCGGGAGAGAGGACAAGTTCTTCAACCATTTCGCCA ACATGCGCTGGTTTGGGAAGGCGGTGCCTCTCATCTCCATGGGCAAGGATACTGTGAAGCAGCCTgttcat GTTGTGGATGTCGCCAAGGCGATCATCAGCGCCATCAAAGACCCGGATGCCAACGGGAGGACCTACGCCCTGGTGGG ACCCAACCGCTACCTCCTCCATGACCTGGTGGAGTATGTCTACGCTGTAGCCCACAGGCCCTTTGTGTGCTACCCTCTCCCCAGACCCCTGTACCA CCTTGTTGCTAGTTTCTTTGCAATGAATCCATTTGAGCCGTGGACTACCCCAGATAAAGTAGACCGG TTCCACACCACAGACATGAAGTACCCTGGGCTTCCTGGGCTGGAGGACCTAGGGATTGTCCCCTCCTCCGTGGAGCAGAAGGCCATCGAGATCCTCCGGCGCCACAGACGCTTCCGGTATCTGGAGATGGAGCTGGACGAGACCAAGCCAGCCAAGACGGTCAACTACTGA